A genomic region of Methanosarcinales archaeon contains the following coding sequences:
- a CDS encoding S26 family signal peptidase, which produces MKVWIKALLVLVIVIFTIKVSAYAASGTWQPAFAMEAGSMKPNMDIGDVILIQSPNRTNIITCEDGETLNYKSFHDYGDVIIYHPYGSFHRTPILHRAMYWVEEGEPMWANGSPAPHAGYITKGDNNRAIDQAASISTLQPVKQEWIIGVARVRIPYMGYLLSGIVGTLLIYAVIYATIVGYLLRRKRIFLNPK; this is translated from the coding sequence ATGAAAGTTTGGATAAAGGCTCTATTGGTACTTGTTATAGTGATATTTACGATAAAAGTATCAGCGTATGCGGCATCCGGAACATGGCAACCGGCATTCGCCATGGAAGCTGGGAGTATGAAGCCAAATATGGATATAGGCGATGTGATTTTGATACAATCGCCCAATCGCACAAATATCATAACCTGTGAAGATGGTGAGACGCTTAATTACAAATCGTTTCATGACTATGGTGATGTAATCATATATCATCCATATGGTAGTTTCCATAGAACACCCATACTGCATAGGGCCATGTACTGGGTGGAAGAAGGCGAGCCCATGTGGGCCAATGGGTCTCCTGCACCTCATGCTGGATATATTACCAAAGGAGATAATAATAGAGCAATTGATCAAGCGGCTTCTATCAGCACACTTCAACCTGTTAAACAAGAATGGATTATAGGCGTGGCGAGGGTAAGGATCCCTTACATGGGGTATTTATTATCGGGTATAGTTGGAACACTTCTTATATATGCTGTGATATATGCGACTATTGTGGGATATTTACTTAGAAGGAAAAGGATATTTTTAAATCCGAAATAA
- a CDS encoding type II toxin-antitoxin system HicB family antitoxin gives MVVRFILTDYVNSLMAHAVYDKLDDGTYAGRILQCKGVIAFGITLHECEDELHSTLEEWILLGLKLGHPLPVIAEIDLNKVPAYEPVEAM, from the coding sequence ATGGTAGTTCGGTTCATTCTTACTGACTATGTAAACTCGCTAATGGCACATGCTGTTTACGACAAATTGGATGATGGCACATATGCCGGGCGAATTCTACAATGTAAAGGGGTGATTGCATTTGGAATAACTTTGCATGAATGCGAAGATGAACTCCACTCCACTCTTGAAGAGTGGATTTTATTAGGTCTTAAGCTAGGCCATCCATTACCAGTGATTGCAGAGATCGATCTGAATAAGGTGCCTGCATATGAGCCAGTGGAAGCCATGTAA